The genomic region GACCGGCCCCGATTCGACGCTCGACTTCGAGCGCATGTTCAAGGAGGGGCTCAAGCGCAAGCTCGCGATGGACTTCGACGAGAACTTCCTGACCGAGGTGCTCAAGATCGAGGGCTGGGGGCCACAGACGGCCTATGAGTGGGCCCGCGGCCAGTCGATTCCGGTCTCGAAAGCGTGGCTCGTCGACCGCTACAACGAGATTCCCGACGACGAGAAGACGACCTGGGAGTCCATCGAGGAGGTCGAGGAGAACGTCGAACGCGAGACCACCTACCAGAAGATCCGGCGCGAGGGCATCAAGCACGTGCCGTTCCGCCGCGAGGACGAACGCTACCGCCACCCCGAGATCATCGAGGAGCGCGAGAAGAACGTCGTCGTGGTGAACATCCGCGACGTCTCCGGCTCGATGCGCGAGAAGAAGCGCGAACTCGTCGAGCGCGTGTTCACGCCGCTCGACTGGTACCTCACGGGCAAGTACGACAACGCCGAGTTCGTCTACATCGCCCACGACGCGGAGGCCTGGGAGGTCGACCGCGAGGAGTTCTTCGGCATCCGCTCCGGCGGCGGGACGAAGATATCCAGCGCGTACGAGCTGGCGGCGTTGCTGCTCGAAGAGTACCCCTGGAGCGAGTGGAACCGGTACGTGTTCGCGGCCGGCGACTCCGAGAACTCCAGCAACGACACCGAAGAGCGGGTCATCCCGATGATGGAGAGCATCGACGCGAACCTCCATGCCTACGTGGAGACCCAGCCGACCGGGACGGCCATCAATGCGACCCACGCCGAGGAGGTCGAATCGCACTTCGCCGGCAGCGACAACGTCGCCGTCGCGTACGTCTCCAGCCCGGAGGACGTGACCGACGCGATATACACTATCCTCTCCACGGAGGGTGATTCAGATGAGTAACGATTCAAACGATGTTTGCATCGAACACACCCGAACCACGGGGTGGTTCGCGTGAGTGAAGCAGATAGATTCAGGAAACAGCGCATCGCAGGGGGCCTGCGCGAACCCGTCGAGGAGGCGCGCAACCTCGCGAAGAAGCTCGGGCTCTCCCCGTACGAGGTGAACTACTGGATCGTCGACTACGACGAGATGAACGAGCTCATCGCCTACGGCGGCTTCCAGCACCGCTACCCGCACTGGCGCTGGGGCATGCAGTACGACCGCCAGCAGAAGCAGGGCCAGTACAGCGGCGGGAAGGCGTTCGAGATCGTCAACAACGACGACCCGGCACACGCGTTCCTGCAAGAGTCGAACACGCTGGCCGACCAGAAGGCCGTCATCACTCACGTCGAAGCGCACTCCGACTTCTTCGCGAAGAACGAGTGGTTCCAGCTGTTCTCGGGCGGCACGCCCAACGCGGCCGCGATGCTGGAGCGCCACGCTCGCGCCATCACGGAGTACATGCAACACCCCGAGGTGGAGCGTGCCGAGGTCGAGAAGTGGATCGACAACGCGCTGGCGCTGGAGGACAACATCGACCAGCACAAGCGCTACGCGCCGGTGACCTCCGAGAGCCGCGAGGCGGTCCGTGAGGACCTCGACCTCGCCGACATCGAGGACAAACTCGACGAACTCGACCTCTCTGAGGAGGTTCGCCGCGAGGTGTTCGACGAGGAGTGGCTCGCCAGACAGGAGGAGGACGAAGGACCGGCCACGTTCCCGGAATCGCCCGAGAAGGACGTGCTCGCGTTCCTCCGCAAGTACGGCAAGCGATACGACACTGCTGCCGAGAAAGCCGTCGACATGGAGGAGTGGCAGCGCGACGTGCTCGACATGATGCGCGCCGAGGCGTACTACTTCGCCCCGCAGAAGATGACGAAGGTCATGAACGAGGGCTGGGCGGCGTACTGGGAGTCGCTCATGATGGGCGACGAGCGCTTCGCCGGGGACGACGAGTTCATCAACTACGCCGAGCACCAGGCGGCAGTTCTTGGCTCGCCCGGGCTGAACCCGTACAAACTCGGGAAGGAGCTCTGGGAGTACATCGAGAACTCGACGAACCGCAAGGACGTCGTCGAGAAGCTCCTGCGGACGAAGGGTATCACCTGGCGCAACTTCGCCGACGTGGTCGACTTCGCGCAGGTCCGTGACCTGCTCGCGCCACCCGACGCGCTGACCGCCATCGACCCGGACGACCTGGACGCACTCGACGACCTCCCCGAGGAGTACGTCGACTGGGAGGCGGTCGAGCAGGCGAAGGCTGGCGAGATTGACATCGTCAAGTACCCGTGGAAGGTGCTGACCTACGAGGGGCTGTGCCACCGGCACTACTCGCTGGTCAAGCGCCAGAACCGCGGGTTCATCGAGCGCATCGGCCAGTCCGAACTGGAGCGCATCGGGCGCTACCTGTTCGACGACCAGGTGTACGACTCCGTCGAGGAGGCGCTCGCCGACGTCGACTACTCGCGCGGCTGGGACCGCATGCGTGAGGTGTGCCGCAGCCACAACGACGTGACGTTCATCGACGAGTTCCTGACCCAGGAGTTCATCGACGAGAACGAGTACTTCACCTACGAGTTCTCGCACGCGACCGGCCAGTATCGCGTCGCCAGTCAGGACGCCAGCGACGTGAAGAAGAAGTTGCTACTCCACTTCACGAACTTCGGGAAGCCGACCATCGCGGTGTACGACGGCAACTACAACAATCGCAACGAGTTGCTGCTCGGCCACCAGTACAACGGCGTCATGCTCGACATCAAGCAGGCGAAACAGACGCTCGAACGCGTGTTCGAGCTCTGGGGGCGGCCGGTGAACCTCATGACCATCGTGAAGGAGATCTCGGACCACGACCGCGAGGTCGCCCGCCGCCGCAACCGCGAGCCCAAGCCCACCGAACAGGGCAAGCTCATCCGGTTCGACGGCGAGAAGTTCGAGGTAACCGACCTCGCCTGGGAGGAGGTCGAACACCTCTCGGCCGACGACGTCGACTACGACACCAAGCCCGAGGAGTGGCTGGCCTAAGCAGTTCGCATCGACCATTTTTCGCCTTCGGACCCCTACTCAGGGTATGACCGAGACCATCTCCGTCGAGGAGTTCCGCGAGCGCCAGCAGTCGGAGGACCTCCTGGTCGTCGACACACGCGGCGAAGAGAGCTTCGAGGGGTGGCGACTCCCCGACTCCGTGAACTACCCGTACAAGCCCGGCGAGGAGGTCGAGAAGGCCGAGTTCCAGTCGGCCACCGGCGCGACCGAGGACGAGACAATCGTCACCATCTGCGCCATCGGGCGGTCATCCTACGCCTTCGCCGACGAACTGACGAAGCTCGGCTACGGCGACGTGGCGGTCCTCGACGGCGGCATGGCGGCCTACAGCGGCGCGTACGACGTGACGACGGTCCCGACGATCGACGACTCCGTCGAGGTCGTCCAACTCCAGCGCCGCGCCAAGGGCTGTCTGGGCTACGTCGTCAGCTGCACGGAGACGAAGCAGGCAGCCGTCATCGACGCGACCCGCCAGACCGACGAGTTCCGCGAAGCCGCCGAAGGAGCAGGATACGAAGTCGTCGCCGTCTTCGACACGCACGTCCACGCCGACCACGTCTCCGGCGGCCGGGCACTCGCGGACGAGCTTGGCGTCCCGTACTACCTCGGCGAGCGCGCCGCCGAAGACCGCGAGGTCGACTACGAGTACGAACCGCTGGCGCGGAACACGGTCGTGGAGGTGGGTGAGGTCGACCTGAAAGCGCTCTACACGCCCGGGCACACCTCGGAATCGGTGAGCTACCTGGTGAACGCGGCTGCCGTCCTCACCGGAGACACGCTGTTCGTGGAGTCCGTGGGCCGGACCGAGTTACAGTTCTCTGGCGAGGAAGCGGTGGGCGGCGCGGAGTCGCTGTACGACACGCTCCATGGGACGCTGCTCGCCGAACCGGATCCTGTGACAGTGTGTCCGGGGCACTTTCCCGTGGCAGACGACGGTTCGACGCCCATCACGCCCGGTGAACCGGTGGCCGCGACGGTTGGGGAACGGCGGCAGTCCGCCGGATTGCTGCAGGACGACCGGGAAACCTTCGTCGCCGAAATCACCGACGACCTGCCCGAGAAGCCCCCGAACTACGAGCGCGTCATCGCCGTGAACACCGGGCGGGAATCGCTCGACGATGAGAAGGAAGCGGTGGAACTCGAACTCGGGCCGAACCGGTGTGCGGCCGAGGAGTGATTAGCGACGGCGGAGTCCGAGCAGGGCGAGGGCAGTGAGGGCAGGGAGGACGCCGAAACCGGGAACGCTTCGGGTTTCGCTGTCCTCGAACTTGACCTCGACAGGGTCGCCGCGAGGAGTCTGTGGAGTTGGTTCCCAGGTTGCCGACGTGTGACTCGGTGGTGTCGGCGTCTCTGTCACGGTCGTCCCCGTCGTCTCTGTGCGTGTCTCGATGCCTTCGACGACCAGTGTACCATCCGAGTGTGTTTCCCCATCGTGGGTGAGCCGCCACTGAAGTTCGGTTCCGGGGTCGAATTCGGAGAGGTCCACGGTCGTACGCCATTCGTCGCCCGTCACCCGGATATTCTCGCTCGTTACTATCTCCCCATCTCGTTCGAGGGTCAGCGTCACCGTCTCGTCGGTCGAGAAGTGGCTCCAGCCATCGAGTGTCGCGTCCGCCGTGGGCTTCGCATTGACCGGGCCGTCCCCCGCCAGCTCGACCATTGCCCGTTCGACCCGTACCTCGGTTTCGAGTCGCGTCTTCCCGTCGTCGGTGGACCGGCCATCCGGGAGGGAATAGACGACCCAGACCTCCGCGGTCCCGTTCTCGTCAAGCCCCGGGATTTCCCACTCCGCAGGCTCGTCGTACAGCAGGTAGGCCACGTCACCGGACTTTCCGTGGACAAGCGTAGGTTCTCCGGCGTTCACACCAGTCAGACACCGCCAGCCGAAGTCAACGTTCGAGTGGCCTTCGTCGAGGGTGTCGTTGCGGACACCCCGCAACTCGAGAACGAGCGAGCCCTCCAGTGGCACGGGTTCGACCCGCTCGAACTGGTCGGTGTGGAGGTCGGATGCGGTCACGTTCGCCCGGACGCCATAGACGTCGATAGAGGCGTTCTGTGTCCCGGCTGGGAGAGCGTCAGCCGGTGTCCCGAGCGTCGTGCCACAGGGGCGCTTCCGGTCGTCCATCGAGGATGCGAGGGCGGGTGTTATCGCACTCGTCACGAGCAACAGCGCGAGTGCGGCGGTACCGAGTCGGAATCGTGTGAGGGGAAGGGACATCGTAGATTTCACTCGAATCGAACACTGGTTAGCTATCGTATCCTGACGTACGCGGCCATCGTGAGCCACGCCAGCACGAGGGCACCGACCCCGAAGCCGGGAATCTCACCGCTTCCGGGGTCGTCGGCGAGGGTGAGGTCGCCTTCCGGGACTGTGCCCGTCGCGGTCGTTCGGTCCGAGACGTGGTTCGTCAGATCCGGCGTCGTCGTCGACGGTCTCTCGCTCGTGGCCGTCGGATTCACCACCAACTGCTGCCGGTACGTCGTGTTTGCAAACGAGAGCACCTGTTCGTAGCGACCAGGGGTGTCCGGTACCTCGAACCAGAACGTCCTCGACTCCTTGGTGTATCCGTCTGCGGACAGCCGAAGCGTCCGCTCGGCCGAGCTGACCGTTTCACCGGTCGAGGGATCCACGACCCGGTACGTGAGGGTTCGCTCGATGTCCTCGCGTCCGTGCTTGCTAACCTCCAGCGAGAGCTGTGTAGTTCTACCGACACGACCCTCGTCGTCGAGGGAGACCGTCAGTGGTTCGACCAGGTAGGGGTCGATGAGTATCGAACCCTCGTCGTGTGTGACGCCGTCGTGGGAGAGGCGATACCGGAGGGTCGAACCGTTCTCGAACCCCGAAAGGTCGACCGTCGTTTCCCAGGCCTCGGACGTGGGCGTGACGGTCTTCTGGACGACGGTGTCGCCGTCTTTCGAGAGCGTCAGCCGAATGTCCGCATCAGCGTCGAGCCAGTACCACCCTTCGAGCGTCGCGTCGGCGCTGGGAGGCACATGGAGCGTCGGACCACCCGCTATCCAGAACTGTGGCTTGGTGACGTTCACCGTCTCATGGACGGTTCGGTCCTCGGAGACGCCGTCCCACGACGCCGGTAGTTCGAGGCGAATGGTGACTTTTCCATGTTCGTCACCGATGAGGTCCCACTCGTCGGTGTCGTCGTACACCAGATACACCGTGTCTGGGGACGACCCGGCGACGACGCGGCCCCCGGTGGCGGAGTGCGCGCCACAGGGCCACCTGAATCGTAGCCAGGGGGCGGGCTCTTCGAGGACGCTCGCGTTCTCGACCCGACTACCGATACCCGGCGCGGTGATTCGGACCACGAGCATCCCACCGAGTGGGACGGTGTTCGAGGCGGTGCTGGCGTCGGGCACCTCGGCTGCGGTGACGTTCGGGCCGACGCCGTAGGCCAGTATCGAGACGTTCCCCGATTCGTTCACGGGAAGAACCGGGGCGGCGTCGGTGAGCTGGTCTGGGTGCTGACATGCCGGGGCGGTGCTACCACCTGTGGCTGTCACAGGCGCTGTCGCTGTGACGAGGGCGAAGACGACGACGAGAGTGAGCACTCGGGTCGCCTGGAGGGCGGTTCGCATACCTGTCTATCCGTAATTCTCTCGAACTGACTGATAAGTTTTCTGTGTATTCACGACCGCGCGACGACACGCCCGACCACCGCGAGGACCGCGACCGCAGCCACGACCAGCCCGAATCCGGGCTGGCCCTCCTCGGTTCGGGGTGCCAGCGTCGGGTTCGTGTTCGGCGGGTCGTCGGTCAGCGTGATGTTCACGTCGCCGGTGAGGCTCCGGTCGCCGCCGACGACGGAGACGCGATAGGGGAACGTGCCCTCGGTGAGTGGGGCGGTGTCGACCGGGACCGTCACCGTGGTCCGGGACTGCGGCGAGAGCGTTATCTGGCGGGTCGTGGTCACCGACCCCAGCGAGACGTTCAGGTCGGCGGTCCCGGAACGCTCACCGGAGTTGAGCAGCGTCACGGAGAACATCGCGTCGCGGCCCTCGATGACCGACTCTGGTGCCTCGACCTCGACCACTTCGATGGTCGCGCCGTCCTGTTCGGACCCGGCCGGGAGTACCCTGAAGTCCTGCATCACCCGTTCCTGCGTGACAGCGTAGGGGTTCGACTCCGCGACGGTGAAGGTGGCCCGGTAGGTCGACTCGGCCTCGAACGACATGGTGTTCGGGGGGAACGCGAACACGAACACGTCCTTCGCCGGGCGATGGATGAACTCGGCCTGGGTCAGGTCGACCGCGGGCCCGCCGTTGATCTCCTGGATGTGCATCGTGACGCCCTCGGTTCCCCGTCCCGTCAGGTCGGAGACGTCGTCGACGTAGCCGTGGACGCTGGAGTCGTTCACCTCGATGAACAGCCACTCGTCGAGTTCGATGTCGCTGGAGAGCGACGCCTGGGCGAGCGCGGTCGTCGCGTTCGCCTCGGGCGGTCCTTCCAGAATCCGCATCGATTGTGCCCGGAGCGGGTCGACCTCGAGGAGGACAGACCCATTCGCCACCACCTCACCATCGTGCGAGACCGAGACGTCGTACCGGGCATCGGGGAGGTGTGTGTCCCGTTGGGACGACGACCGCGTCGCGTTCGTCACGCTGTCCAGCCCGGCCGAGACGACCCGGTCGAGGTGGGCGTCGGGGACGACGCCAGCGTGGTACGTGTTCCACGTCAGGAAAACCCGCCCGTCACCGTTCTCGTCCACGACCGTGACCGTGAGCTGGTAGCCGATGGAGTCGTTTCCGAGGGTGACCGTCGCCTCGGTCTCGCCGTCGTCGAGCCGGACCGGAATCACGACGGGGTCGCCCGGCTGGTCGACGGTTCTCTCGGGGACGCTCCAGGGCGATTGCGACACCACGGTGCCAGTCCCGCCGGTCGTCGCCGTCGTGGCACCGGCGACCGGCGTCATGCAAAGGGCGAGCGTGAGGACAACCGTGGCTGTCAGTCGCAACCGCATCTGCGCTATCGGGGAGAGAGTAGTGGTCCAGTTAAAAGGTTCGCGTTCCCGCGAGTATGCGAGCGAGAACGACGAACACGGCGTCCCTGAGCCGCCCAGCCAAGCCTCTTCCACCTCGCAGTCGAAGCAGCAGTATGCACATCGACCGATTCAGCGTCGAGACCGACGCCCGCACGACCACCGTCGACGTGACCGACCGGGTTCGGGAGGCGATTCCGGCCGATGCGAGCGGTCTCTGTACGGTATACGTCCAGCACACGACCGCCGGCGTGGTGGTCCAGGAGGCGGAATCCGGACTTCGCCAGGACATCGCGGCGTTCGTCGACGGGCTGGTCCCCGACGAGGGCTGGCAGCACGACCGCATCGACGACAACGCGGACTCGCACCTGCGGGCGACGGTTCTCGGTTCGGACGTGACGATTCCGGTCGACGAGGGCGAGCCGATGCTCGGCACGTGGCAGTCCGTGTTACTGGTAGAATGCGATGGTCCGCGGACCAGAAACGTGGTGGTCACAGTCACGGGGGGCTAACTAGTCGGGGAGTCGGTACAAGCAGGGACGAAACCTACTACCGGCATGACACAGACAGCTCTCGTCTGGTTCCGCCGGGACCTTCGCTGTCACGACAATCCGGCGCTGGTGGCCGCGTCGGCGGCAGACGACCTGTTACCGGTCTACTGTTTCGACCCGCGAGAGTTCGGGAAACAGGAGTACGGTGGGCCGAACTCGTTCTCGTTCGAGAAGACCGGGGGGTTCCGGACGCGGTTCATCACCGAGAGCGTCGCCGACCTGCGCGAGCGACTCCACGAGCACGGCAGCGGGCTGGTGGTCCGCGAGGGGAAGCCCGAGGACATCCTCCCTGAACTCGCTGCCGCCCACGACGCCGACGAGCTCCACCTTTCGGCCGTCCCGACGAGCGAGGAGCGGGCGGTCGAGTCGGCCGTGACTGCCGCCCTGGCCGACGAGGGGGTCGAGGTCCAGTCGCACTGGGGCCACACGCTGTACCACCTCGACGACTTGCCGACCGACGCCCGGATCATCGACGACACGTTCACCCCGTTCCGCAAGGCGGTCGAGAACGAGTCGACGGTCCGTGACCCACGCCCGGTTCCGGTGTTGCCGCCGCTGCCGGTGACCGCGGGAGGAGCCGAGACTGGAGGCGAAGCGATGGGTGAGGTCCCGACTGCCCCGTGCGGGACCGAACCGGCGACCGCCGATGAACGGGGTGCCCTCCCGTTCGAAGGCGGGGAAACACGTGCACTGGAGCGCCTCGAATCGTACCTCTGGGAGGGCGACCACCTGCGGGAGTACAAGGAGACGCGGAACGGGCTCGTCGGGTCGGACTATTCCTCGAAGTTCTCGCCGTGGCTGGCGCTGGGCTGTCTCTCACCGCGGTACGTCTACGACGAGGTGAAGCGATACGAGGCGGAACGGGTCGCGAACGACTCGACGTACTGGCTGGTGTTCGAGCTCTGCTGGCGCGACTTCTTCCAGTTCCAGTTCGTCAAGCACGAGGGGCAGCACTTCCGCCGGGAGGGAATCCGGAACCGCACCGACATCCGGTGGCTGTGGGACGACCAGCGGTTCCGGCTGTGGGCGACCGGCCAGACTGGCATCCCGTTCGTCGACGCCGCGATGCGCGAACTGAACGAGACCGGGTACGTGAGCAACCGCGCCCGCCAGAACGCCGCCTCGTTCCTCGCGAACAACCTGCGCCTTGACTGGCGACGGGGTGCGGCCTACTTCGAGACGAAGCTGGTCGACTACGACCCCTGCTCGAACTACGGGAACTGGGCGTACATCGCGGGCGTCGGCAACGATTCGCGGGACAAGTACTTCGACATCGTCTGGCAGGCGAACCGGTACGACCCCGACGCCGAGTACGTGAAACGGTGGATTCCGGCGCTGGCGTCACTTCCCACGGAATACGCCCACGAGCCGTGGACCATGCCCCGGCACCTGCGCACGGAGTACGACCTCGAACTCGGGACGGACTACCCGGAGCCGATGGTCAGGCTGGAGCGCACCTACGACCACCTGGAGTGAGAACGCAGCCGAATCGCGTCAGTCCAGAATCCCGCTGCGGTCCGAGGTGACCCCGTCGACCCCCCGAACCGCGAGTAATCGAGCGATCGCGCCGTGACGGATGGTCCAGACGTTCACCTCCATGCCGGCGTCGTGGGCGCGCTCGACCAGGCGCGAGAGGAGACAGAGCCGGTAGTGCGGGTGGACGAACGAGCAGCCGAGTTCGCGCGCGGTCGAGACGGGACAGTCGCGGAACCGGTCGGTGAGGTAGGCGGTCGGGACCGTCGAGTCCGCCTCGCGCATCTCGCGGAGCGCGGCTTCCTGGAACGAGGAGACCATGGCCTCGCCCTCGTGGTCCGCGAGCAGGGCGGCCACGTCGGCCGCCAGCCCGGTCTCCTTGAGTTCGACGTTGACGCCGATCGTGGCGGGGAGGGCGTCGAGGACCTGTGCCAGCGACGGGACGCTCTGGCCAGAGCCCAGCACCGAGAGCGCCTGCAACTCGGCGAGGGTGTGGTCCGCGACCGCACCGCTCCCGTCGGTCACCCGGTCGACGGTCTCGTCGTGGTGGACGACGACCTCGCCGGAAGCACACCGGCGCACGTCGACCTCGACCACGTCCGCGCCGGCGGCGACGGCGTGTTCGACGGCCGAAACGGTGTTCTCGGGGGCTTCCTCGGCGAAGCCGCGATGCGCAATCAATCGCACGACTGCAAACTCGACAGCGAGTAATTTACGCGTTTCTCCTGGAACCGGGCCACCAGGTCGACTCCGACGCCCGACCGGCCGTCTCTGCGGGGTTCCACCGGCTAGTAACGGTCTTCTGCACTCCCCACCAATGCTCAGGCATGAACACGGTCCGGGTCTGTCTCGCCGATGGGTCCGGTGAGAAGTGGCCCGAACAGGTGTCGGCCACTCTCGAGGACCAGGGCAGCTACGACGTGGTCGTGACGACGACGCTCTCCGAGACCCTGTCGACGCTCGACGACGACGTCCAGTGCCTCGTGGTCGGGACGACCCTCGACGGCGACGACGGCATCGAGTTGCTCGACGCCCTCGCCGGTGGCGTCGGCGACACGGTGCGCGTGTTCGTCGCGGACGACGACGAGGTGGCCCGCGACGCTCTCGCGAGAGACGTCACCGAGGTGCTGACGACCAGTACGGTGCTCGACGACCCTGACGTGCTGGTCCGCCGACTCGCCCGACACGTTCCCCCGGGTGGCCCGGCGACGAGGGACCCGGTCGGCGCGGTCGCAACGGCCCTGGTCGACGCGTCGACCGAGGCAACGGTGCTCACCGCCACCTGTGAGACGCTGGTTCGCTGTGGGGCCTGCGAGGGCGCGTGGGCCATCGTGGCCGACGGGGATACCAGCGCGACGGCCGGAAGCGTCACTGCACTTCCGGCAGACGCGACCGACCGACTCGCGAGCGCCATGCAGCAGGGGGACGACGATGACTCCGCAGAGGTCGCCGTCTCGCTCACCAGCGACGGCGAGTTACGGGGCGTCCTCGGCCTCGT from Haloarchaeobius sp. HME9146 harbors:
- a CDS encoding YeaH/YhbH family protein gives rise to the protein MGLKDDIERFREVGEERREDLKEFIQYGELGRSGPDEVRIPIKIVDLPNFEYDRLDQGGVGQGDAEVGDPVGQPQPQPGEGEEGEAGEEGGEHEYYEMDPEEFAQELDEELGLDLEPKGKRVIEEKEGPFTDITRTGPDSTLDFERMFKEGLKRKLAMDFDENFLTEVLKIEGWGPQTAYEWARGQSIPVSKAWLVDRYNEIPDDEKTTWESIEEVEENVERETTYQKIRREGIKHVPFRREDERYRHPEIIEEREKNVVVVNIRDVSGSMREKKRELVERVFTPLDWYLTGKYDNAEFVYIAHDAEAWEVDREEFFGIRSGGGTKISSAYELAALLLEEYPWSEWNRYVFAAGDSENSSNDTEERVIPMMESIDANLHAYVETQPTGTAINATHAEEVESHFAGSDNVAVAYVSSPEDVTDAIYTILSTEGDSDE
- a CDS encoding SpoVR family protein, with the translated sequence MVRVSEADRFRKQRIAGGLREPVEEARNLAKKLGLSPYEVNYWIVDYDEMNELIAYGGFQHRYPHWRWGMQYDRQQKQGQYSGGKAFEIVNNDDPAHAFLQESNTLADQKAVITHVEAHSDFFAKNEWFQLFSGGTPNAAAMLERHARAITEYMQHPEVERAEVEKWIDNALALEDNIDQHKRYAPVTSESREAVREDLDLADIEDKLDELDLSEEVRREVFDEEWLARQEEDEGPATFPESPEKDVLAFLRKYGKRYDTAAEKAVDMEEWQRDVLDMMRAEAYYFAPQKMTKVMNEGWAAYWESLMMGDERFAGDDEFINYAEHQAAVLGSPGLNPYKLGKELWEYIENSTNRKDVVEKLLRTKGITWRNFADVVDFAQVRDLLAPPDALTAIDPDDLDALDDLPEEYVDWEAVEQAKAGEIDIVKYPWKVLTYEGLCHRHYSLVKRQNRGFIERIGQSELERIGRYLFDDQVYDSVEEALADVDYSRGWDRMREVCRSHNDVTFIDEFLTQEFIDENEYFTYEFSHATGQYRVASQDASDVKKKLLLHFTNFGKPTIAVYDGNYNNRNELLLGHQYNGVMLDIKQAKQTLERVFELWGRPVNLMTIVKEISDHDREVARRRNREPKPTEQGKLIRFDGEKFEVTDLAWEEVEHLSADDVDYDTKPEEWLA
- a CDS encoding rhodanese-like domain-containing protein, whose translation is MTETISVEEFRERQQSEDLLVVDTRGEESFEGWRLPDSVNYPYKPGEEVEKAEFQSATGATEDETIVTICAIGRSSYAFADELTKLGYGDVAVLDGGMAAYSGAYDVTTVPTIDDSVEVVQLQRRAKGCLGYVVSCTETKQAAVIDATRQTDEFREAAEGAGYEVVAVFDTHVHADHVSGGRALADELGVPYYLGERAAEDREVDYEYEPLARNTVVEVGEVDLKALYTPGHTSESVSYLVNAAAVLTGDTLFVESVGRTELQFSGEEAVGGAESLYDTLHGTLLAEPDPVTVCPGHFPVADDGSTPITPGEPVAATVGERRQSAGLLQDDRETFVAEITDDLPEKPPNYERVIAVNTGRESLDDEKEAVELELGPNRCAAEE
- a CDS encoding secondary thiamine-phosphate synthase enzyme YjbQ, which translates into the protein MHIDRFSVETDARTTTVDVTDRVREAIPADASGLCTVYVQHTTAGVVVQEAESGLRQDIAAFVDGLVPDEGWQHDRIDDNADSHLRATVLGSDVTIPVDEGEPMLGTWQSVLLVECDGPRTRNVVVTVTGG
- a CDS encoding DASH family cryptochrome; translated protein: MTQTALVWFRRDLRCHDNPALVAASAADDLLPVYCFDPREFGKQEYGGPNSFSFEKTGGFRTRFITESVADLRERLHEHGSGLVVREGKPEDILPELAAAHDADELHLSAVPTSEERAVESAVTAALADEGVEVQSHWGHTLYHLDDLPTDARIIDDTFTPFRKAVENESTVRDPRPVPVLPPLPVTAGGAETGGEAMGEVPTAPCGTEPATADERGALPFEGGETRALERLESYLWEGDHLREYKETRNGLVGSDYSSKFSPWLALGCLSPRYVYDEVKRYEAERVANDSTYWLVFELCWRDFFQFQFVKHEGQHFRREGIRNRTDIRWLWDDQRFRLWATGQTGIPFVDAAMRELNETGYVSNRARQNAASFLANNLRLDWRRGAAYFETKLVDYDPCSNYGNWAYIAGVGNDSRDKYFDIVWQANRYDPDAEYVKRWIPALASLPTEYAHEPWTMPRHLRTEYDLELGTDYPEPMVRLERTYDHLE
- a CDS encoding glycerophosphodiester phosphodiesterase family protein, translated to MRLIAHRGFAEEAPENTVSAVEHAVAAGADVVEVDVRRCASGEVVVHHDETVDRVTDGSGAVADHTLAELQALSVLGSGQSVPSLAQVLDALPATIGVNVELKETGLAADVAALLADHEGEAMVSSFQEAALREMREADSTVPTAYLTDRFRDCPVSTARELGCSFVHPHYRLCLLSRLVERAHDAGMEVNVWTIRHGAIARLLAVRGVDGVTSDRSGILD